GGGCGAAGACATGACTGCGCTGTACCAGGCAGTTGTCGACCACGTTCCGCCTCCGGCCGTTGACCGTGACGGTCCGTTCCAGATGCAGATCTCCGCTCTGGACTACAACAGCTTCCTGGGTGTTATCGGTGTTGGCCGTATCGCTCGTGGTCGCGTCAAGCCGAACACCCCGGTTGTCGCGATCAGCGCCGACGGCAAGCGCCGCAACGGTCGTATCCTGAAGCTGATGGGTCACCACGGTCTGCACCGCATTGACGTTGAAGAAGCAGCAGCCGGCGACATCGTCTGCATCAGCGGCTTCGACGAGCTGTTCATCTCCGACACCCTGTGCGACATCAACACCGTCGAGGCGATGAAGCCGCTGACCGTTGACGAGCCAACCGTTTCCATGACCTTCCAGGTAAACGATTCGCCATTCTGCGGTAAAGAAGGCAAGTTCGTGACCTCCCGTAACATCAAGGATCGTCTGGACAAAGAGCTGCTGTACAACGTTGCACTGCGCGTTGAAGAAGGCGACTCGGCTGACAAGTTCAAGGTTTCCGGCCGTGGTGAGCTGCACCTCTCGGTACTGATCGAAACCATGCGTCGCGAAGGCTTCGAGCTGGCCCTGGGCCGTCCTGAAGTGATCATCCGTGAAGTTGACGGCGTGAAGCAGGAACCGTTCGAAAACGTCACCATCGACATCCCTGAAGAATCGCAGGGCAAGGTCATGGAAGAGATGGGTCTGCGTAAGGGCGACCTGAGCAACATGGTGCCGGATGGCAAGGGCCGTGTTCGTCTGGAATACAACATCCCTGCTCGCGGTCTGATCGGTTTCCGTAACCAGTTCCTGACCCTGACCAACGGTGCTGGCATCCTGACCTCGATCTTCGATCGTTACGCTCCAGTGAAGTCGGGCCACATGTCCGGCCGTCAGAACGGCGTCCTGGTTTCGGTTGAAACCGGCAAGGCACTGACCTACTCGCTGGAAACCCTGCAGGCTCGTGGCAAGCTGTTCGTAGAACACGGCCAGGAGATCTACAACGGTCAGATCGTTGGTCAGAACAGCCGCGACAACGACCTGGGTGTGAACCCTACCAAAGGCAAGAAGCTCGACAACATGCGTGCTTCGGGTAAAGACGAAACCATCGCTCTGGTACCACCTGTTCGCTTCACTCTGGAACAGGCTCTGGAATACATCCAGGAAGACGAGCTGTGCGAAGTCACGCCTAAGTCCATTCGTCTTCGCAAGAAGATCCTGGACGAAAGCGAGCGTACCCGCGCTGCCAAGAAAGCCAAGGCGTAATTTAGCCCGAGCTTGAAAAAACGCCCCCGGTCGCGAGACCGGGGGCGTTTTTGTTTGTCTGGGGGAAATGTCGATTGAGCCTTGAAGATCAAAAGCCCCTCACCCTAGCCCTCTCCCGGAGGGAGAGGGGACTGAATGGGGGATATTCGTGAGATGCACCGACTTGCAAGAATTCTGCTGAATCCATAATCGATTTGGTGGGGCTTTATCGAATCCATAATCGACTGGGTGTTTCAGGTCGATGTATGGCGCCAGACACCTCGGTCGGCCCCCTCTCCCTCCGGGAGAGGGCTGGGGAGAGGGTAAGCTTTTAGAACTTCTCAATCGCGCGGAAATTCTGCACCCGCTCGACTTCTTTCGGCTTGTACGCGCAATACCCCGGCCGCGGGCCGATTTTCGGGTGGTTGCGGCAAGTGTCCGGGCGTTTGTCATAAATGGTGCACAGGCGGCTCTTACGATCCAGGTAGTAGCAATCGTTGTTGCTCATGCGCTGTAGAGTAAAGATCCCCGACTTCTGGTTGAAGCGTTCGACCAGCCCTTCCTTTTGCAGGCGCTTGGCGATGTTCTTCGGCGGATCGCCCAGCTCGAACTCGTCGACCACGCCGA
The Pseudomonas fluorescens genome window above contains:
- a CDS encoding YkgJ family cysteine cluster protein, whose protein sequence is MMKPNLIAAAEIDRLDTWAKYSAPMCGSCVSSCCTLPVEVKIKDLVRIGVVDEFELGDPPKNIAKRLQKEGLVERFNQKSGIFTLQRMSNNDCYYLDRKSRLCTIYDKRPDTCRNHPKIGPRPGYCAYKPKEVERVQNFRAIEKF
- the typA gene encoding translational GTPase TypA yields the protein MIENLRNIAIIAHVDHGKTTLVDKLLRQSGTLERNELNDERVMDSNDQEKERGITILAKNTAINWNGYHINIVDTPGHADFGGEVERVMSMVDSVLLLVDAQDGPMPQTRFVTKKAFEAGLRPIVVINKVDRPGARPDWVLDQIFDLFDNLGATEEQLDFQVVYASALNGIAGLDHTAMGEDMTALYQAVVDHVPPPAVDRDGPFQMQISALDYNSFLGVIGVGRIARGRVKPNTPVVAISADGKRRNGRILKLMGHHGLHRIDVEEAAAGDIVCISGFDELFISDTLCDINTVEAMKPLTVDEPTVSMTFQVNDSPFCGKEGKFVTSRNIKDRLDKELLYNVALRVEEGDSADKFKVSGRGELHLSVLIETMRREGFELALGRPEVIIREVDGVKQEPFENVTIDIPEESQGKVMEEMGLRKGDLSNMVPDGKGRVRLEYNIPARGLIGFRNQFLTLTNGAGILTSIFDRYAPVKSGHMSGRQNGVLVSVETGKALTYSLETLQARGKLFVEHGQEIYNGQIVGQNSRDNDLGVNPTKGKKLDNMRASGKDETIALVPPVRFTLEQALEYIQEDELCEVTPKSIRLRKKILDESERTRAAKKAKA